The sequence CTTTCCAGCGGTTGGGGTGCTGTGACGCTCGGCCGCCAGTACGATCCGCTCATCGATCTCGTGCAGCCAGTGCAGGGCGACAACTACCTCGGCGGGTTCTTTTCGTCGCCAGGCGATATCGACAACGCCGACAACAGCGTTCGCGTGAACAACGCCATCAAGTGGTCGAGCCCGAACTGGTCCGGCTTGCAGTTCGCCGCGATGTATTCGTTCGGGGGCGTCGCAGGTGCGGTCGGCTCTGGCCAGACATACAGCGGTGCGGCCGCGTATACCAACGGTCCGCTTGCGGTGGCTGCAGGCTTCCTGCACGTCGACAATGGCAACGGCTCGGTGGCGCAACGGGCGAAGACCTCGGCGGACTCGCTGTTCAACAGCAGTGTCAACGCAGCGTATGCTTCCGCGCGCTCCGTCAACATCGCGCGTGCGGCCGGCCGGTATACGCTTGGCGCATTCACGCTAGGCGGTTATTACAGTTACTCGCAATACAACCCGGATGCGTCATCGGCGTTCAGGCGTTCCGAGAAATACCACAACGGCTCGGTCTATGGGGTCTGGCAGGTCACGCCGGCGCTGTTGACCGAAGTCGGCTACAACTACCTGCGGTCGTTGGGCGATTCGTCGGCGAAATACCACCAGTTCAGCATCGGGGCCGACTACAACCTGAGCAAGCGCACGGACGTCTATACGGTTGCGTCATACGGGCATGCGACGGGCGAGAATGGCGCCGGCGCGGCACAGGCCGTGATCGGGTCGATGGACATCGATGCCGGCAAGCGTTCTCAAGCGATCGTGACGGTGGGGCTGCGTCACCGGTTCTGACACCGCGCTTCCAACGACGTCCTCCGGACGACATGAACGGCTCCCGGGCGAGTGGTCCGGGAGCCGCTTTTTCTTTATGCCGACTTCAGGGAAAGTATCCCGACATCCGTGCATTGGATGCCGCGGACGATCGGCGCCCGCGTGATGCATCCGCTCATGGTGGTCGTTCTCGCGCGTGTCTATACCTCGTCCGTACCGAATGAGGGCCCGCGAGTCTCTGGCTTACTCCGAGCGTGCGCTCGTCAAATGATGGTAGCGCTCGAGGCTTTCGTTGAGATGGCGTCGCATCGCGCGGCGGGCGCCGCTCTCATCCTGGTTCTCGATGGCTTCGAGGATGTCGCCGTGTTCTCTTTGAATGCGCTTAATGTACGTCTTGCGCTCTTTCAGATTCGCTTTCGCGTGCTTCAATCGCAGATCGCCGATGATTTCCTGGCCCAGCGACCGCAAGATCGACACGAAATGGGGGTTCTCCGAGCACGTTGCGACCGCCAGGTGGAATTCGAAGTCCGCGCGAGCGCATTCGGCGTCGTTGTCGATCGCGACGATCTCCATCCGTGCATAGACTTCCTTGAGCGCCTTCAGGTGCGGCTCCGATCGCCGGCGGGCCGCATAAGCAGCGCCTTCCGTTTCGACCCCGGTCCGCAGCTCGAGCACATGCATGGAGTTATTCAGCGTGGTCGAATCGATGAAATTCAGCTCCGATGCCTGATCGGTTTCATCGGCAACGAACACGCCAACGCCGTGGCGGGCGATCAGGCGGCGACCAAGCTTGAGCGACGCGACTGCTTCGCGAATGACGGTCCGGCTGACGCCGAATTCGGAACAAAGTTCGGGCTCGGTCGGCAATTTGGAGCCGCGAGGGTATTCCCCGCGGTCGATCTTGTCGTTCAGCGCCTGAATGACGAGTTCAGTCAGGCTGCGGCGCCGGCCAGAGCTGGCGGCATTCTTTAGGAGAGTTTCAGCGTCCAGAGACATTCCGTGTGCTCCACACAGGATAGGAAGGCTCTGCAATTGACGGATGCAGGCATACCGCGCCGGCGCCCGGTTGTCCTTGTGTGACCTGCGCCGTATGACATATTATGACTTTAGCATACTCGCAGGTGTCGCCGGCGCCCGCCCTGCCGACTCGGGCGAGGCGAGCGCCGGTTCTTTGACTTACGTCATGCGTAAATATAGCCGCCGCTGACGATCACGTTCTCGCCGGTCGCATAGGTGTTGCGGCTGCTTGCCATCATCACCACCCACTGCGCGATTTCCTCGGGTTCCGCGGCCCGGCCGAGCGGGTTGGCCGCTGCGAGTTCGCCGAGGAAGCCGAGCTTTTTCGCGCGCTCGGTTGCGAAGCCTGCCGGTGCGACGGAGTTGACCAGGATGCCGTCCTTCGCGACTTCTTCAGCGAACGACTTGGTCAGGCTGACGACGGCGGCCTTCGTGGCGGCATAGTGTCCGTTTTGCGGATGCGCCTTGAACGCGTCGACCGACGTGATGTTCACGATGCGGCCCGCCACGTGCGCTTCAACCTTCGGGCGCGTGCGCATGTGCTCGATCGCGGCAACCATCATGTGATAGGTACCCTTGATGTTGACTGCGTTTTCGAGATCCCATTCGTCATCCGAAATTTCCAGCAGCGGCCGACGCGGATAGATTGCCGCGCTGTTAACGAGGCAGTCCACGCGGCCGAGGGCTTCGAGCGCCTGCTTGAACACGGCATGGGCGGAATCCCGGCGCGTGATGTCGCCTTCGGCACCGAAGACCCGGTGGCCTTCTGCCGTCAGGTTACGGACGGTTTCTTCGAGCAGGGGACCGTTCTTGTCGACGAGTGCGATACGCTCGGCGCCGTCGGCCAGCATCAATTTTGCGACGGACAGACCGAGGCCGGATGCGCCCCCGACGATTACAACGCGTTGATTCTTCATGATTCAGATTTCTCCATTCCGAAAGACGGTGACTAGCTGACCGACACGATTTGCGAACCGCCCGCCGCCTGGTCCGTCGGGAACACTTCCATCCTCGATACGTCGACGTAGTCGGGAAGCGCGATGGCGGTTGCGATCAGCTCGGCGATGTGTTCCGGCTGAATCGAGCGATACGCGTCGTACAATTTCTCGTTCGCGCCGGCCTCGCCGAGTGCGGTGCGATACAGGCTCGTCTGCACCCGGCCCGGCGCGATCTCGGTCACGCGAACCTTGCTGCCGAGCAGGTCGCAGCGCAGCGAGTCGCAGAACATGCTGATCGCGGCCTTCGTGGCGCCGTACACCGCGGTGTTCGGATGCGGAAAACGGCCGGCGCTGGAGCCGATGAAGAACAGGTGGCCGCGCTTTCGCTTCAGCATGCCGTCGAGGGACATTTGCGCGATGCGCAGCGGTGCCCGCAGATTGACGTCGATCATGCGGTCGATGTCGTTCGGCGAACATTCGCCGAATTTCGCGATTGCCGGCAGAAGCCCGGCGTTGTTGACGACCACGTCGATCTCGACGCGGTTGAACAACTCCTGCAGCGGTGACGTGTCCTGCAAATCCACCGCAATAGGCGTTGCGCCGCATTCTTTCGCCAGCGCGTCGAGCGCAACGGCGTCACGCCCGAGCGCATAGACTTTCAAACCTTCCTTGGCCAGCCGGTGTGCGATCGCACGTCCGATGCCACTCGATGCGCCGGTGACGAGCGCAACTTTGTACGGTTGAGCATTCATGGTCTTGCCTTTCGTTGTTCCGTATATCCGGGCGAATTCAAATCACGCCTTCCTCGAGGAACGGCCGATTCTCGACGACGCGCTCATAGCCCAGCGGCCCGAGATCGAGCGACCGGTATTCGCCATAGGTGATCAGCTCGCTGAGGCCGCGGCCGATCGCAGGCGATTGCTGCAGTCCATGGCCGCTGAAGCCGTTGGCGAACAGGAAATTCGTGACCTCGGGGTGCGGTCCGATGATGGCGTTGTGGTCTAGCACGCAAAAATCGTAGTGCCCCGCCCAGGCGTTGACGACCTTGATGGCTTCGAATGCCGGGATGCGTTCAGCGAGCGCGGGCCAGATCATTTCCTCGAATTCCGAGTGAATGACGTCGAAGTCGTTGACGTCCGCGAGCGGATCCGGATCCGGATAGCAACCCGTCAGATAGTATTTGCCTTCCGGTCGAAAGAAGATCCCCGTCGTGTCGATCGTGAGCGGCACCGTACCCGTGAGCGGCGTGCGGCAGTCGAACACGAAGAGGCACCGTTTGCGCGGTTCGACGGGAATGTCCAGGCCCGCGAGTCGGGCCATCGCCGGCCCGCGCGTGCCGGCGGCATTGACTATCAGGCCGCATCCGATCGTCTCGCCGCTCTTGAGTTTCACGCCGGTGATGCGCGATCCCTCGCGGACGAGTTCGACCACCTCGTTCTCGATGTACTCGATGCCGAGCGAACGCGCCTTGCGGCGCATGCCCTGGAGCAGGCCGTAGCTGTCGAACCAGCCTTCGCCGCTTTGCCCGTAAACGCCGTTAACCAGTTGATCCGTGTTGAGCCACGGGAAGCGCTGTTTGAGCTGTTCCGGATCGAGCAGCACGACATCGGCACTGTTTTCCCGCTGCGTCTGATAGTTGCGCTCGAACATCGGCGCACCGGCCGCATCGCCGAGATACAGGTAGCCGTTTTCCTTGAAGCCGAGTTCCGGCGCATCGCCGTCGACCTCGACGAGTTCATGGAAATTGCGAATGAACTCCGTCCCGAACTGCGAGATCCTGATATTCAGCGGATTCGAAAACTGCTGCCGAATCGATGCACTCGACAAAGCCGTCGCGGACTGGGCGTAGGTCCAATCGCGTTCGACGACGAGCACCGAGCCATTGAAGTCGGGATTCTTCGCGAGGAAATACGCCGTTGCGCTCCCGACTACGGCGCCACCCACGATGATCACGTCATAGTGAGTCTTTGTTACTTGCTGTGCCATCTCTTTGCCTTCCAAAAATAGCGTGCCGGGTAGGGATGCTCAATCGACCTTCGGATCTTCGAAGTGTCCGTCGGCTGCGAACTGGCCGCCTTGAAAACGGACTGCCGGATGGCGCGGATCGGGCGCGCCCGTGTTCGCGTAGACCTCGGCGCGATAGACGTCAGCAGTGTCCTTCGGGCGATAGCCGAGGTAGGCGGCCTGCGTGTTGTCCCAGAAGTTGGCGCTGTTGTTCGAGTTACCGTACACGATCATATGGCCGACACTCGGCGTCATCAGCGACTGGATGCACAGATGCGAAAAATCATCATATGAAAGCCAGGTGGCCAGCATGCGGCGGTCGACGGGCTTGGGGAAGCACGAACCGATCCGCAGGCAGACGGATTCGATGCCGAACTTGTCGAAGTAATAGCGCGACAGATTCTCGACGAACGTCTTGCTGACGCCGTACAGGCTGTCGGGGCGCTGCGGGGCGTTCGAGTCGATCGTCTGGGTGCATTCGTAGAAGCCGATCGCATGCACGGAGCTCGCGTAGATGACGCGCTTTACGCCAGCCTGGCGAGCGCCTTCGTAGATGTTGTAGCTACCGACGATGTTCGAGTCGAGAATGACCTGGAACGTGTTCTCGCGCGGTGCGCCACCCATGTGGATGACCATGTCGACGCCTTTCAGCATCTCGAATACCGCGTCGCGATCGGCGAGGTCGCAAATGAAGTGCTGTTCGTTTTCCCGCACTTCGCCGAGCGACTGGCGACCGTTCAGGCTGAGCGTCTCGGCATAGGGGCGCAGCGATTCACGCAGGACGGAGCCCAGCGCACCGCCGGCGCCCGTGATCAGGATGTTTTTGAACGGCGGTTTGGTGATGTCAGTCATGGGGATGCTCCTTATTGGTTGACCGACGCATTCAGCGCGTCGAGCGTGAGGCCGTAGTCGTCGCGCAGTTGCGCTTCGGAGATGTATTCGTTGCGGATATCGCGCAGCAGTTCTTCCTTGCTGCGTTGTTCCGGCGAACCGACGCCACCGCCACCGGGCAGCGACAGGACGACGCGCTGATACTCGCCGACCGCCTGCGTGCCTTTCCCCTTCATCTTCGTACCGTCGGACAGCTCAACCCGTCCGGCTGCGCCGGGCTTGCCGCCGGCGTGGCCGCGTGCGGGATGGTCGATGCGGTCGAACATCGCGTTGAAGCGGAATTGATAGCCGGCCCGCGGCCCGATCTCGACGATCTGGCCGAGACCGCCGCGGTGCTTGCCTGCGCCACCCGAGCCGGAACGCATTTCCTTGCGCCACACGACGATCGGTCCGACCTGTTCGGTCGCCTCCACCGACATCGCATGAACACCGCTCGGAAATGCCGTCGCCGACAGACCATCGAGCTCGGCGCGCGCACCGGTACCGCCGCTGTTGAACATCAGGATCTCGGCGCCCTTGAGCCCCGAGCCCTCGCGAACCGGCCGGGCGCTCACGTGCAGATTCCACAGTGCGCCAGCACCTTCGGTCGGGACGCGATTCGGCAGGATCTTGTCGAGTGCGCCCAGGACCAGATCCGGAACGAAATGTCCAAGCACGTGCCGAACGGCGACAGGGCTCGGGCGCTGCGCGTTCAGGATGCAGCCCGCTGGCGCCTGTACGCGAAACGGCTCGAGCGAAGCCGCGTTGTTGGGCACTTCGGGGGCAATGATGCATTTCAGCCCGTAGCACGCGTACGCCTTCGCGTACAGCAACGGGACATTGATCCCGAACGGGCTCGCTGGCGACGTTCCGGCGAAGTCGGCCAGCAGGTGGTCGTCGGCGACCGTCAACGTGACGTTCAGCTTGACCGGCGAGTCGTAGCCGTCGAGCGTCATTTCGTTGACTTGCGTGCCCTTCGGTAGCGCGGCGATTCGTTCGAGAGTCGCTTCGCGGCTGCGAGCGAGAATGAATTCGCCAATGCCCTCGACATCCTTGAGGTCGAATTCCCGCAGCATCTCCAGCAGGCGCTTGTGGCCCGTCTCGTTGCACGACGCGAGCGCGTAGAGATCGCCGACGACCTTGTCCGCTTCGCGAACGTTGTTGCGCAGGATGTTGATGAGATCGCGATTGACTTCGCCGCGCTCGATCAGCTTCATGATCGGGACGAAGAGACCTTCCTCGTAGACTTCTCGCGAATCCGGGCCGAACCCGCGTCCGCCGATGTCCACCACGTGTGCGGTGCTCGCGAAGTAGCCAATCAATTCGCCATCGAGAAACGACGGGGACACGACCGTGAAGTCGTGCAGGTGGCCCGTTCCCCGCCAGGGGTCGTTGGTCAGGTAGACGTCGCCTTCGTACATCCGGTCGACGCCGATCTCGTTCATGAAGTGCTCGACGGCTTCCGCCATCGTATTGACGTGACCCGGCGTGCCGGTGACCGCCTGTGCGAGCATGCGTCCGCGCTTGTCGAAGATACCGGCGGACAGGTCGCCCGCTTCGCGCACACTGGTGCTGAACGCGGTGCGGATCAATGCCATCGCCTGTTCCTCGACGACGGAGATCAGGCGGTTCCACATGACCTGCATGTGGATGGTGTCGATATTGTTGAGAGGCATGATTACTCCTGATTCGCGGTAGCAGCGGTCAATGCTTTGGACGTCACGAGCAGGCAACCGTCGGGCTGTACGGTGGCGTTGAACGAGGACGTGACGAGGGTCGAGGTCTCGGGCTCGACGATGATGGCCGGTCCGACGACGGTTTCGCCCACGCCCAGCGTGCCGCGCTCGACGATGGCTGCTTCGACGAAGCGATGCAGTGCCGCATCGAAGATCTTGCGGGTCTTCGATGCGCTGACCGGGTCGAGGCCATCGACCCATTGCAGGCGTTCCACCGGCGGGAGGGGCGAGCTTGCCTTGACCGCCCAACTCACGATCTCGATATCCAGCCCGTCAATCGGTCGACCGAAGAACTGGGTATAGGCCTTCGTGAACAGTTCTGAGAAGGCGGCGCGATCCTCTGCGCCGAACCGGCGATAGGGAATCGCGATGGGGATTTCCCATCCCTGACCGACGTACCGCATGAATGCTTTCACCTCGACCACGGGCTCGACATCGCCCGATCCCTGGCGCGCAAAATGGTCTGCCTCGGTGCCGAGTTGCTCGACGATCTCGTTGAGTACGTTCGCGTCGAAATCATTGAAGCGCATGCTGACGCTGCGGACGCTTTCATAGCCGAACGGAGCACGCAGGAAACCGATCGCCGAACCCACGCCGGCGCCGGGCGGCACGATGAACTTCCTGATGCCGCTTTTCTCGCACAGCCGTGCCGCATGCAACGGGCCGGCTCCGCCAAACGTGATCATCGTGTAATCGCCGATGTCCTTGCCGCTCTCGACTGCGTGCACGCGGGCAGCATTGCTCATGTTCTCGTCGACGACTTCCGCGACACCGTAGGCCGCTTCTTCCGGGTTGAGCGACAGTGCGGTGCCAACGTCGCCGAGCATGGCGCGGGACGCGTCGTCGGTCGACAAGGGAATGGAGCCGCCGGCGAAGTTGTTCGGGTCGAGGCGGCCGAGCAGAAGGTCGGCGTCCGTCACGGTCGGCTGCATGCCGCCGCGCTGGTAACACGCGGGGCCCGGTTCCGACGCGGCGCTGTGGGGGCCGACACGGATCTGTCGCATCACGTCGAGCGATGCGATGGAGCCGCCGCCCGCACCGATTTCGACCATCTCGACGACCGGGATCGAAATCGGCATGCCGCTGCCTTTCTTGAAGCGATAGGTGCGCGCGACTTCGAACGTGTTGGCGGTCTTGGGCGTGAAATCGTCGATCAGGCAGATCTTGGCCGTCGTGCCACCCATGTCGAACGACAGGACGGTGTCCAGGCTGTATCGCGCGGCGATGTGTGCAGCGAAGATTGCACCGCCAGCCGGCCCCGATTCGACGAGGCGCACCGGGAATTCCGATGCGCTTTCGACCGACACGATACCGCCGCCGGAGTGGATGATGAAGATGGGGCACACGGCGCCGGCCGCACGGACCTGGTCGAGCAGACGGTCCAGATACGACTTCATGATCGGGCGGACATAGGCGTTCGCGCAGACCGTATTGAAGCGCTCGAACTCGCGGATCTGCGGCGAGACTTCACTCGAAATCGAAACCGATACATGCGGCAGTCGCTTCTCGATTGCGTCGCGCATCATGCGTTCGTGCACACCGTTGACGTATGCGTGAATGAAGCCGATCGCGACGCTCTCGTATCCGCCTTGCTCGATGCGATCCACGACGCGATCGATTTGTGCTTCTGTCGGGGCGAGCAGAACGCCGCCTTGTGCATCGACGCGCTCGCTCAGCGTGAAGCGGTCACAGCGCTCGATAAGCGGTGGCGGAAGCTTGATGTTCAGATCGTATTGCTCGAACCGGTTTTCGGTCCGCATCTCGATGGTGTCGCGGAATCCTTCCGTCGTGATGAAGGCCGTTTTTGCACCTCGTCGCTCGATGAGGGCGTTCGTGGCGAGCGTCGTCCCGTGAATGATGACGCCGATGTCCTTCAGCTCGATGCCAGCCTTGCTTGCGACGATGCTGACGCCTTTGATGATCGCGCGCTCGGGCGCTGTGTAGTCCGTAAGGACCTTGGTGGAAAAGAGCTTCCCGCCGAGCTCGAGCGCAACATCGGTAAAGGTCCCGCCGATATCAACACCGACTCGCGCCTTGTCGTGACTGGCCACCATGACTCTCCTGTTTAAACCCATTCATGCGCCTGACGTCTGCCAGGCAGATTCGCAAATTACGAACACCGGATTGTGGTGAGCAGTGGAGGCTGCCCATCGCGATCCTTGCCGACCCGGCACACCGGTCTCCGACGAGTGCTGAGTTGCTGTTTTTGCTCGTTGACATATGATGAGTGACGTCTTACATTGATGTCAACATAGATAAATTAATTTTCGCCTCCGGATCCCCGTTTCGCTCTCCATTTTTATAGTAACGTACTGTTTTATAAGTATTTATTTTGGGTGTGGCGTCGTGAGTGGTAAGCCGCGTCAACCCTGTTCGCAACTATACGCGACACGTAAAATTTGCAAAAACTATTTTTTTCGGAGATTTTTGAGGGCGACGAAGAAGCGTCGCGGCCGGGGAGCGGGAAGGGAGAGGTGGCCCTGTTGGAATGCTTCCCTGAAGGGGCCTGTCTTGCGTCGTTGTGTCAGCGATTGGCGCTGGCGGGTTCGTTCAATTTGGCCCCGTTAAAAGGGGCGCTATGGAGCGTCGGTGGATATTTTCATTCAGCAGGTTCTCAACGGGCTGGTGCTCGGCAGTGTCTACGCCATCATCGCGTTGGGTTACACGATGGTGTACGGCATTCTCGGCATCATCAACTTCGCGCACGGCGACGTGCTGATGATCGGCGCGATGGTCGCCCTGTCGGCCATTACCGTGCTGCAGAACCATTTCCCCGGACTCGGCAACGTCGCGACGCTGACGATCGGCCTGGGTATCGCCGCGGTCGTCTGTGCGTTCGTCGGCTTCACGATCGAGCGGGTCG comes from Burkholderia pyrrocinia and encodes:
- a CDS encoding porin, with protein sequence MRNPYLRLAAISAGVLASHAYAQSTVTLYGIVDTGLMYVHNSGGKSTQLMMASGTESGSRWGLKGSEDLGGGLKAIFQIENGFSSTSGSLGQGGRMFGRQAYVGLSSGWGAVTLGRQYDPLIDLVQPVQGDNYLGGFFSSPGDIDNADNSVRVNNAIKWSSPNWSGLQFAAMYSFGGVAGAVGSGQTYSGAAAYTNGPLAVAAGFLHVDNGNGSVAQRAKTSADSLFNSSVNAAYASARSVNIARAAGRYTLGAFTLGGYYSYSQYNPDASSAFRRSEKYHNGSVYGVWQVTPALLTEVGYNYLRSLGDSSAKYHQFSIGADYNLSKRTDVYTVASYGHATGENGAGAAQAVIGSMDIDAGKRSQAIVTVGLRHRF
- a CDS encoding FadR/GntR family transcriptional regulator, with translation MSLDAETLLKNAASSGRRRSLTELVIQALNDKIDRGEYPRGSKLPTEPELCSEFGVSRTVIREAVASLKLGRRLIARHGVGVFVADETDQASELNFIDSTTLNNSMHVLELRTGVETEGAAYAARRRSEPHLKALKEVYARMEIVAIDNDAECARADFEFHLAVATCSENPHFVSILRSLGQEIIGDLRLKHAKANLKERKTYIKRIQREHGDILEAIENQDESGARRAMRRHLNESLERYHHLTSARSE
- a CDS encoding SDR family NAD(P)-dependent oxidoreductase, whose product is MKNQRVVIVGGASGLGLSVAKLMLADGAERIALVDKNGPLLEETVRNLTAEGHRVFGAEGDITRRDSAHAVFKQALEALGRVDCLVNSAAIYPRRPLLEISDDEWDLENAVNIKGTYHMMVAAIEHMRTRPKVEAHVAGRIVNITSVDAFKAHPQNGHYAATKAAVVSLTKSFAEEVAKDGILVNSVAPAGFATERAKKLGFLGELAAANPLGRAAEPEEIAQWVVMMASSRNTYATGENVIVSGGYIYA
- a CDS encoding SDR family oxidoreductase — translated: MNAQPYKVALVTGASSGIGRAIAHRLAKEGLKVYALGRDAVALDALAKECGATPIAVDLQDTSPLQELFNRVEIDVVVNNAGLLPAIAKFGECSPNDIDRMIDVNLRAPLRIAQMSLDGMLKRKRGHLFFIGSSAGRFPHPNTAVYGATKAAISMFCDSLRCDLLGSKVRVTEIAPGRVQTSLYRTALGEAGANEKLYDAYRSIQPEHIAELIATAIALPDYVDVSRMEVFPTDQAAGGSQIVSVS
- a CDS encoding NAD(P)/FAD-dependent oxidoreductase; translation: MAQQVTKTHYDVIIVGGAVVGSATAYFLAKNPDFNGSVLVVERDWTYAQSATALSSASIRQQFSNPLNIRISQFGTEFIRNFHELVEVDGDAPELGFKENGYLYLGDAAGAPMFERNYQTQRENSADVVLLDPEQLKQRFPWLNTDQLVNGVYGQSGEGWFDSYGLLQGMRRKARSLGIEYIENEVVELVREGSRITGVKLKSGETIGCGLIVNAAGTRGPAMARLAGLDIPVEPRKRCLFVFDCRTPLTGTVPLTIDTTGIFFRPEGKYYLTGCYPDPDPLADVNDFDVIHSEFEEMIWPALAERIPAFEAIKVVNAWAGHYDFCVLDHNAIIGPHPEVTNFLFANGFSGHGLQQSPAIGRGLSELITYGEYRSLDLGPLGYERVVENRPFLEEGVI
- a CDS encoding NAD-dependent epimerase/dehydratase family protein, yielding MTDITKPPFKNILITGAGGALGSVLRESLRPYAETLSLNGRQSLGEVRENEQHFICDLADRDAVFEMLKGVDMVIHMGGAPRENTFQVILDSNIVGSYNIYEGARQAGVKRVIYASSVHAIGFYECTQTIDSNAPQRPDSLYGVSKTFVENLSRYYFDKFGIESVCLRIGSCFPKPVDRRMLATWLSYDDFSHLCIQSLMTPSVGHMIVYGNSNNSANFWDNTQAAYLGYRPKDTADVYRAEVYANTGAPDPRHPAVRFQGGQFAADGHFEDPKVD
- a CDS encoding hydantoinase B/oxoprolinase family protein yields the protein MPLNNIDTIHMQVMWNRLISVVEEQAMALIRTAFSTSVREAGDLSAGIFDKRGRMLAQAVTGTPGHVNTMAEAVEHFMNEIGVDRMYEGDVYLTNDPWRGTGHLHDFTVVSPSFLDGELIGYFASTAHVVDIGGRGFGPDSREVYEEGLFVPIMKLIERGEVNRDLINILRNNVREADKVVGDLYALASCNETGHKRLLEMLREFDLKDVEGIGEFILARSREATLERIAALPKGTQVNEMTLDGYDSPVKLNVTLTVADDHLLADFAGTSPASPFGINVPLLYAKAYACYGLKCIIAPEVPNNAASLEPFRVQAPAGCILNAQRPSPVAVRHVLGHFVPDLVLGALDKILPNRVPTEGAGALWNLHVSARPVREGSGLKGAEILMFNSGGTGARAELDGLSATAFPSGVHAMSVEATEQVGPIVVWRKEMRSGSGGAGKHRGGLGQIVEIGPRAGYQFRFNAMFDRIDHPARGHAGGKPGAAGRVELSDGTKMKGKGTQAVGEYQRVVLSLPGGGGVGSPEQRSKEELLRDIRNEYISEAQLRDDYGLTLDALNASVNQ
- a CDS encoding hydantoinase/oxoprolinase family protein → MVASHDKARVGVDIGGTFTDVALELGGKLFSTKVLTDYTAPERAIIKGVSIVASKAGIELKDIGVIIHGTTLATNALIERRGAKTAFITTEGFRDTIEMRTENRFEQYDLNIKLPPPLIERCDRFTLSERVDAQGGVLLAPTEAQIDRVVDRIEQGGYESVAIGFIHAYVNGVHERMMRDAIEKRLPHVSVSISSEVSPQIREFERFNTVCANAYVRPIMKSYLDRLLDQVRAAGAVCPIFIIHSGGGIVSVESASEFPVRLVESGPAGGAIFAAHIAARYSLDTVLSFDMGGTTAKICLIDDFTPKTANTFEVARTYRFKKGSGMPISIPVVEMVEIGAGGGSIASLDVMRQIRVGPHSAASEPGPACYQRGGMQPTVTDADLLLGRLDPNNFAGGSIPLSTDDASRAMLGDVGTALSLNPEEAAYGVAEVVDENMSNAARVHAVESGKDIGDYTMITFGGAGPLHAARLCEKSGIRKFIVPPGAGVGSAIGFLRAPFGYESVRSVSMRFNDFDANVLNEIVEQLGTEADHFARQGSGDVEPVVEVKAFMRYVGQGWEIPIAIPYRRFGAEDRAAFSELFTKAYTQFFGRPIDGLDIEIVSWAVKASSPLPPVERLQWVDGLDPVSASKTRKIFDAALHRFVEAAIVERGTLGVGETVVGPAIIVEPETSTLVTSSFNATVQPDGCLLVTSKALTAATANQE